A single window of Gigantopelta aegis isolate Gae_Host unplaced genomic scaffold, Gae_host_genome ctg4346_pilon_pilon, whole genome shotgun sequence DNA harbors:
- the LOC121392715 gene encoding ankyrin-1-like, whose amino-acid sequence MNDGTTTLMIASVNGHSDVVQLLLKSNVPINTQNNKGVTAFYLACTNGCLSVISTLLSNGADPNLAKNDGTTPLMIASANAHDDVVKLLLERNVPINTQNKKGVTAFYLACMNSHLSVISTLLSKETDPNLAMNDGTTPLMIASQKGKCEVVHLLLEKCVLIDIQSENGSTALFCASQNGHLSVMSTLLSNGADPNLAMNNGTTTLMIASVNGHSDVVQLLLKSNVPINTQNNKGVTAFYLACTNGCLSVISTLLSNGADPNLAKNDGTTPLMIASANAHDDVVKLLLERNVPINTQNKKGVTAFYFACMTSHLSVISILLSNGADPNLAKNDGTTPFMIASQNSHSNVIQLLLEISVPINIQNKNGSTALFCATQNGHLSMISILLSNGADGDLALNDGTTPLMIASDQGYSDIVQLLLDWNILINIQNSNGATAIGFASQKGHLSLVFTLLNNGADPNLAMKNGATPLMAASGKGHNDVVQLLLERNVPVNIHDGNGRTAFYCASQKGHSSVISTLLSNGADPNLAINDGTTPLMIASVNGHNDVVKLLLENNVPINTQNKKGVTAFYLACMNGHLPVISTLLSNGADPNLAKNDGTTPLMIASLNGHSDVVQLLLERKADPNLTMNNGATPLMIASQNGHTDVAQVLLERNVPINIQTKIGATAFYFACKNAIIEGPRMARSRQTSHRS is encoded by the exons ATGAATGATGGCACAACAACTCTTATGATAGCTAGCGTAAATGGCCATAGTGATGTCGTTCAACTGTTACTAAAGAGCAATGTTCCAATAAACACCCAGAACAATAAAGGAGTTACAGCATTTTATCTTGCCTGCACGAATGGTTGCTTGTCAGTCATCTCTACCTTACTTAGTAATGGGGCAGATCCTAACCTAGCTAAGAATGATGGCACAACACCTCTTATGATAGCCAGTGCAAATGCCCATGATGATGTCGTCAAATTATTACTAGAGAGAAATGTTCCAATAAACACCCAGAACAAGAAAGGAGTTACAGCATTTTACCTTGCCTGCATGAATAGTCACTTATCAGTCATCTCTACCTTACTTAGTAAAGAGACAGATCCTAACCTAGCTATGAATGATGGCACAACACCTCTTATGATAGCCAGTCAAAAAGGCAAATGTGAGGTTGTTCACCTATTACTAGAGAAATGTGTTTTGATAGACATCCAGAGTGAAAATGGATCAACTGCTTTATTTTGTGCCAGCCAGAATGGTCACCTATCAGTGATGTCTACTTTACTAAGTAATGGAGCAGATCCTAACCTAGCTATGAATAATGGTACAACAACTCTTATGATAGCTAGTGTAAATGGCCATAGTGATGTCGTTCAACTGTTACTAAAGAGCAATGTTCCAATAAACACCCAGAACAATAAAGGAGTTACAGCATTTTATCTTGCCTGCACGAATGGTTGCTTGTCAGTCATCTCTACCTTACTCAGTAATGGGGCAGATCCTAACCTAGCTAAGAATGATGGCACAACACCTCTTATGATAGCCAGTGCAAATGCCCATGATGATGTCGTCAAATTATTACTAGAGAGAAATGTTCCAATAAACACACAGAACAAGAAAGGAGTTACGGCATTTTATTTTGCTTGCATGACTAGTCACTTATCAGTCATCTCTATCTTACTGAGTAATGGGGCAGATCCTAACTTAGCAAAGAATGATGGCACAACGCCTTTTATGATAGCCAGTCAAAATAGCCATAGTAATGTCATCCAACTATTACTAGAGATAAGTGTTCCAATAAACATCCAGAACAAAAACGGTTCAACTGCTTTATTTTGTGCCACCCAGAATGGTCACTTATCAATGATATCTATCTTACTTAGTAATGGAGCAGATGGTGACCTAGCTCTGAATGATGGTACAACACCTCTTATGATAGCCAGTGATCAAGGCTATAGTGATATTGTTCAACTTTTACTTGActggaatattttaataaatatccaGAACAGCAATGGAGCAACAGCAATTGGTTTTGCCTCCCAAAAAGGCCACTTGTCTCTTGTTTTTACATTACTCAACAATGGTGCTGACCCAAATCTTGCTATGAAGAATGGAGCAACACCTCTAATGGCAGCCAGTGGAAAAGGTCATAATGATGTTGTTCAACTATTACTAGAGAGAAATGTTCCAGTAAATATTCATGATGGAAACGGAAGAACAGCATTTTATTGTGCAAGCCAAAAAGGTCACTCATCAGTCATCTCTACCTTACTTAGTAATGGGGCAGATCCTAACCTAGCTATAAATGATGGCACAACACCTCTTATGATAGCCAGTGTAAATGGCCATAATGATGTCGTCAAACTATTACTAGAGAACAATGTTCCAATAAACACCCAGAACAAGAAAGGAGTGACAGCCTTTTATCTTGCCTGCATGAATGGTCACTTACCAGTCATCTCTACCTTACTTAGTAATGGGGCGGATCCTAACCTAGCTAAGAATGATGGCACTACACCTCTTATGATAGCCAGTCTAAATGGTCATAGTGATGTTGTTCAACTATTACTAGAGAGGAAA GCTGATCCTAATCTAACTATGAACAATGGAGCAACACCTCTTATGATAGCCAGTCAAAATGGCCATACTGATGTAGCTCAAGTATTACTAGAGAGAAATGTTCCAATAAACATCCAGACAAAAATTGGAGCAACAGCGTTTTATTTTGCCTGCAAGAATG
- the LOC121392716 gene encoding ankyrin repeat domain-containing protein 29-like produces the protein MSILLSNGADANLALNDGTTPLMIASVNGHSDVVQLLLKSNVPINTQNNKGVTAFYLACTNGRLSVISALLSNGADPNLAKNDGTTPLMIASINGHGDVVQLLLEKGVLINVQNENGSTAFFGSSQNGHLLVISILLSKGADPNLAKNDGTTPLMIASQKGKCEVVQLLLEKCVLIDIQSENGSTALFCASQNGHLSVISTLLSNGADPNLAMNNGTTPVMIASVNGHNDVVKLLLKKNVPINTPNKRGVTAFYLACMNGRLSVISTLLSKGTDPNLAKNNGTTPLMIASLNGHSDVVKLLLESNVPTNIQNKKGVTAFYLACMNGRLSVISTLLSKGTDPNLAKNNGTTPLMIASLNGHSDVVQLLLEKSVLINAQTENGSTAFFGASQNGHLSVITALLSNGADPNLAMNDSTTPLMIASVNGHNDVVKVLLKNNVPINTQNNKGVTAFYLACTNGRLSVISTLLSNEADPSLAKNDGTTPLMIASKNGHGDVVQLLLEKSFLINVQNENGSTAFLVPAKMVIYW, from the coding sequence ATGTCTATCTTACTTAGTAATGGTGCAGATGCTAACCTAGCTTTGAATGATGGTACAACACCTCTTATGATAGCTAGTGTAAATGGCCATAGTGATGTCGTTCAACTGTTACTAAAGAGTAATGTTCCAATAAACACCCAGAACAATAAAGGAGTTACAGCATTTTATCTTGCCTGCACAAATGGTCGCTTGTCAGTCATCTCTGCCTTACTTAGTAATGGGGCAGATCCTAACCTAGCTAAGAATGATGGCACTACACCTCTTATGATAGCCAGTATAAATGGTCATGGTGATGTTGTTCAACTATTACTAGAGAAAGGTGTTTTGATAAATGTCCAAAATGAAAATGGATCAACTGCTTTTTTTGGTTCTAGCCAAAATGGTCATTTATTGGTCATATCTATCTTACTTAGTAAGGGAGCAGATCCTAACCTAGCTAAGAATGATGGCACAACACCTCTTATGATAGCCAGTCAAAAAGGCAAATGTGAGGTTGTTCAGCTATTACTAGAGAAATGTGTTTTGATAGACATCCAGAGTGAAAATGGATCAACTGCTTTATTTTGTGCCAGCCAGAATGGTCACCTATCAGTAATATCTACTTTACTAAGTAATGGAGCAGATCCTAACCTAGCTATGAATAATGGTACAACACCTGTTATGATAGCCAGTGTAAATGGCCATAATGATGTCGTCAAACTATTACTAAAGAAAAATGTTCCAATAAACACCCCGAACAAGAGAGGAGTGACAGCATTTTATCTTGCCTGCATGAATGGTCGTTTGTCAGTCATCTCTACCTTACTTagtaaagggacagatcctaacCTAGCTAAGAATAATGGCACTACACCTCTTATGATAGCCAGTCTAAATGGCCATAGTGATGTTGTCAAGCTATTACTAGAGAGCAATGTTCCAACAAATATCCAGAACAAGAAAGGAGTGACAGCATTTTATCTTGCCTGCATGAATGGTCGTTTGTCAGTCATCTCTACCTTACTTagtaaagggacagatcctaacCTAGCTAAGAATAATGGCACTACACCTCTTATGATAGCCAGTCTAAATGGCCATAGTGATGTTGTTCAACTATTACTAGAGAAAAGTGTTTTGATAAATGCCCAGACTGAAAATGGATCAACTGCTTTTTTTGGAGCCAGCCAAAATGGTCACTTATCAGTGATAACTGCTTTACTAAGTAATGGAGCAGATCCTAACCTAGCTATGAATGATAGCACAACACCTCTTATGATAGCCAGTGTGAATGGCCATAATGATGTTGTCAAAGTATTACTAAAGAACAATGTTCCAATAAACACCCAGAACAATAAAGGAGTTACAGCATTTTATCTTGCCTGCACAAATGGTCGCTTGTCAGTCATCTCTACCTTACTTAGTAATGAGGCAGATCCTAGCCTAGCTAAGAATGATGGCACTACACCTCTTATGATAGCCAGTAAAAATGGTCATGGTGATGTTGTTCAGCTATTACTAGAGAAAAGTTTTTTGATAAATGTCCAGAATGAAAATGGATCAACTGCTTTTTTGGTGCCAGCCAAAATGGTCATTTATTGGTGA